Genomic segment of Microcebus murinus isolate Inina chromosome 14, M.murinus_Inina_mat1.0, whole genome shotgun sequence:
GGGCGGGGTCGTAGGGTGGTAGGCAAGGGCAGGGGTGTTGACgcaggagggagaggatgggatgGTGTCGCGTCAGCCAGGAATTTTAGCTGCCGGCAACAGAagcccagtcttttttttttttttttttttttttccattttcagttggccaattaactttttttatttttttttatttttagtagagacggggtctcgctcttgctcaggctggtcttgaacttctgagctccaacaatccacccgcctcggcctcccagagagctaggattacaggcgtgagccaccgcgcccggcctgaagcccagtcttgatggaaaaaaaaggataaaaagagtTTATGGACCAGGTATCTCGCAGAGTCACCAGGATGGCGGGGCAGGCTGTGCATCCTGGAACAGTGGCCCCAAATCCTGCCGGGAACTGGCCCAGTGAGGGTACTGCCTGGGGGCCCCTCCTCGCTCCTCTGACCCAGTAAGTCGTGGACACTCCCGCCGGCAGCCCTGCGGCCACTGTCCCCAGAACTCCCTCCTGCGACGACAGCTCAGGTTCCCCAGGGCATTAGTGTGCCCACATCCCACTTGGGGACGCCATCCTGGCACACCTCCCAGCACTTGGACTCTCAGCCTCTGCCCCTCTTCCCAGGAGGGTTTTCTCCAGTTGCTGGACTCTGCTCTGCCTGCCCCTTTGGTGGACGGGGAGTGAGGGGATATTAGCGTCCCCCTTCAGGAGCCCTTAATCAATGGCCGAAGGGACCTGGAGTATCAATCCCCCAGTTCCCTCGGCTGGGCTAGCTCCAAGGTGCGTGTTCTCCATGGGCTCCCGGCACTCCCAGCGGGCTCAGTTCCTGTGGCCCATGGTGATGACTTCTGTGATAATACACCTGTAGTAGACCACCTTCCCTTCCTGGCTCCCATCCCCAACCCCCTGCTGGTGCTTCCTGGGGTCGCCTCCTATGTAAATTACCTGCACTAGAACCCTGGTCTCAGTGCTGGCTTCTGAAGGAGCCCCATCCCTGGGCAGGTGCATCTGACTGGTAGCCCCAGTCCCACGTCTTCTCCTAGGTGCAGGGGAGGTTGGGGAAGCCAGAATGGGACATTCTCAGCTTCTGTGGGTGGGTGGGCTCTGCTCCCCCCAGCACTCCTAAGGTGGCGCGTCACTCAGGGCCCCGTAGGAATACTCAAATACAATCACCAGAGCGGGGCTATTCACAGACCGAAGGGCTGTAGGGAGCGTGAGGGACAGCAGACTCGGGATGAGCAGGGCAGGCTTTTGCCGTCCCTAGTCTGGCAGAGTGAGGGGAGGGGCAGTTACAGGGGCCACAGGCAGAGGCCTCCTGGAGGGGTGCAGTGACAACAGGGACACGGAGGGGGGCAGGTGCCCTGATCGCTGCACTCTGCCTCTCCAGTCTCCTGCCCAGCGACGGTGCTTAGACGGCTCTGCACCCCCTTCCATTCCCGGCTGAGgagggggtgcgggggggggagcGGAGCCAGGTGGGGACAAGACCTGGAGGGCAAAGGGAAAGTGTCTGGCACAGTGGGGAATGTCCCAAATAAGCGTCCCAATGTCCAGGTGGCGTGGAAATGAAAATGTCACGTTGGGTCTTGGGTTAGGGCTGAGGGCCCCATAGTAGCTGCCGTCAGCAACAGTGATCAGACTCTTTCTGCTcagttttttctcttaaaagccctcctctcccagccccgtCAGCCTCGCCAAAGCTGCGCTCCGAGTGGAGTGCCCAGGAATGCCCAGAGACCGGGCTCTTTCTGCCACTGACTTCTTCTGTGACCACATtacatcccttcctccccctgggTCTCCCTTTCCCTATGTGCAGAACCAGATGACCTTTTAGGGTTAACCAGATGACCTTTTAGGGTCCCTTTGCACACACTAGAAAGGCTCATGCCCCCCCTTCAAAACAGTCCTGAGAAGGGAGTAAAACAGAGACTGTCCTTTTGGAGAAACCGAGGCTCGGGAGCAGAGGGACTTGCTGGAGGCCAGTGACTGCACGGGCACTTGACCGAGACTCCCACCCTTGGTCAGGGCTGTCCCCGAGCCTGGGCGCCCTGCCCCGTGGACCTGCCTTACCCGCAGGGCACTGCCCACCCCCACGTTCGTTCCCAATCAGTGCAGCAGCCAGCGGTGTCAAGATGTCTCTCGTGCTGGCGTTGGAGTATGTGATTGTGAACGGACACACGGAAGAACAGTGATTCCAACCAGGTTTCTAGACCTTGCTAATCCCTCATTCCCCCCTGGGGATTTGGGGTCAGTGTAGTGTCACTGCTTGGCGTTGGGGCCTAGGGGTCCCGAGCAAGCCTCAAGGAGCTTCATCGACGGGGAGTTTCAAAGGGAGTTGGGAGGGCCGTGCCGGCTGCTCTGAGCCCTCTGACCCTGGCCCTGCACTGCCAAGTCCAGCCAGGTCTGGGAAGCTGCCCTGCCTCTTGTCGCCGCTCTGTGGGCCTGTGTCCCAGGCACGTGAAACAAAGACCGCTTCATTGCATGCTGGAACCCAGGACTCTGGGGCTTCCTGCATCCAAGGCAGGGGGGCCCACAAAGACCACGTTGTTGGAACCAATGCCCTTTTCCTTGAGTTGTGAGAGAGGGGAGAGCTTTTCAGCCTGTGCGAATGGGTTTTGTTGAAAGCATAGTTTTCAAAACCGATAGCCTCGACCAGTTGTGGCCCACGCACGTGTTCTCTGTTACTGAGTTTGCCCACAAAGGtttattttcacaaagtgaaataTTAACTGCCGCTGCTAGAAGTCAAAGTGGGctttctggttattttaaaaaacgaGAAGACCTGGCAGCCCTGGGCTCCCATTGCTGCATGGAATGTTCGTCTGGGCGGGGCCGCAGCCTCCCGTGGAGGTGAGACGGGTGCCTGGCGGTTCCCTCTTGCCTTTCAGCGGGGGGCTGAATGTGCCTCACCCTTTACCCCCAAGTCTGTGCCGCTGTTCTTGGGTCAGAGAGTCACGtggaaagcaaaatattttcgGTCCCCCATTTCTAACAAAAGTGGAAAAACAGTTTCTTTgcattgcctgcctgcctgcctgcctgcctgcctgttttCTGTGGGTTGCTAACGTGGAAGTTTATCTCTAGGATGCATGTGGCCCCGTCCTCTCCTCTGACATACTGACACCGTCATGGGCACCATCACATCGTGTTTATTGGCCCTCTGTCAAGCTGGGACACAGTAAGACAGGACAGGAGAGCCTTTGACCTGTCTGAGTGTCAAAGCTCGATGGGCAGAGAAGACAGAGCAGACAGAGCAACTGGGGCCACAGGGGCTCCCCAGAAAGGACTCAAGGGGGGTTCTGAAGAGAAGGGCACTGGGCAGCCTGGTGGGAATGGCCGGGGGCCTCTGCCCAGCTCCTGGCCGAAGCCGcggctgggaggcaggggctgtgGACTCGGGTACACTGGAGCGCTAAGGCGGGCTGGTCAGGGAGGATCAGGGTTGGTCGCTACATTCAGCCACCACAGTGAAAAAcaggctgagcctcagttttccatcTGTCTAATGGGAATAGGAAGACAGGGCCGGCTCCCACTGGGAGAACCTGTTCAGTCCAAGCATACGGGTCCCCTCAAAGTTCTCACCACACGGCCCCACTCCGGTTTCCTGGGGGCTCGCCTAGAAGCCCTTGCGGGGTGTACTCCAGGCAGGTTCCCCCTGCCAAGTGGGGCAAGCACTTGGCATGGTAGAGGAATTTCAGCTGGCCGTGGTTCAGGTTGCATCTCACCACGTGTGAGCCAGACTTTGGAGTTTCGTCACAGGTCCCAAGGAGGTCATCGTCCCAGCCACTGTCCGCATCCCAGACCTGCACCCTCAGGGTCCCCCCTGTGGCGAGGATCACTTCCCCAAAGTCCAGTCTTGTTGTCCAGCTGGGGTTGTTATTGTTCCACACGGTGTACGTCCTCAGCTCCCGGCCGCGGTAGAAGACCTTTACGTAGGCGTCGGTGGCAGTGACCAGGTCTCCCCACAGGTTCCATGCTTGGAAGGAGGTCACTTCCAGCCGGGCCAGGCCCCTCTGCCGTGGACAGCAGTTCCGGGTAGTGGCCGCCGTGCTGTGGCACATGCACTGGCACGGGTCGAGGGGGCTCTTCTGCTGCCCTGGGGGGCACGGCCGGTTGCAGTCCCTCCAGCGGGCCCTGTCGGTCAGGTACTTGCTCACGGCCAGCCTCAGCGCCCCCCGCCGCGGGTCCCGGCTATCCAGGAGGAAATGCAGAGGCTCCAGGGTGTAGTCCACCAGGCCGGGGCTGCCGGCCAGCGAGGCCACCCAGGCTGAGAACTGCTcaggcccagcctggctcccGAACAGCAGGTCGTGCAGGGAGGCGTGGTGGCCGCCGACCACTTCGGAGAAGCGCTCCCTGTAGGTCTCGTGGAAGGAGGCCTCGATCTTGTGACGCTTCTTCTTCTCCTCGCAGGCTTTGGATTCGGCCGAGGTGCTGGCGTGGCTGCCTATGCTGGCCTGGGCCTCGACGTTCAGGCAGTCCTCCACCTCCTTGGCCGTGAGCCCGTCCAGCGCCAGCTCGCAGGTGCGCAGGGCGGTGATGGCCGAGATGCGGCCGCCCAGCTCCACGGCCCGGATGAAGTGGGTGCCGTAGTTGGAGATGAGCCTCAGGTAGCTGGGCTCCGTGGAGGCGTTGAAGTGGGGCGGCAGGTCCCTGAGGGCCCTCTTGAAGTCGGGGTGCAGTGGGGGCGTGTGCACCAGGTGGAAACTgtgaggagggaggaaaacaTCAGCTGGGCCCGGTGGAGGGTAGTATTTTCCCCATGCAATAACTTCAAGGTCACACGTAAGTGGGCAAAACCATTAATAAAACTTGAACCCAGGGGCCTGGCTCCAAAGCTCGCTCTGGGGCATGGAGCTGTCAGGGAGGCCTACTCTGCCCTTCCTCAGTGACCTAGATACTGTATAggtattttctctttcctttataaaataaagttttttcttttctttttcttttcttgttataaaAGCAATGATATCACACAGATGGTATTCCATTTAACTTTGGAACCTAGTCATGTGGCCTTCATCCGTCTGTCCCCCTGCTTTGAGCTCTGTGTGCCTGGGCTGCTGACAATTTGGGCCACACGGGCAGGAGGTGCCCTGCCTCATTCTGGACAACATGTGGCCTCCAGATCTGAGAAATCAGAGCAGGTGACTTGGGGTTGGGCCATGCAGGTCATGCACTTCTTAGGTGTGGACCCAGGTCCCAGGCCGCCTGCTCCCGGGCAGCCACGGGTGGTGACTGTCGTTGCTCAGCAGCCCTGACACAAGGCGGGTGTCAGTAttggttgaatggatgaatggggCCCAGAGAGGAAATGCGAGGTGCTCAAGGTCGCACAGCAATGAGAAGGCAGGACCCGGCCAGGTCTCCTGCCCTTGTCCCCATTCAGGAAGGACCCCATGGAAGGCTGGCAGTGCCCAGGAAAGAGAAGGCGGGGTGCTCACTAGTTCTAAATGGCACCATGCTGGGGTGCTCAGGCATGGACTTGCTTCCCCTCTACCTGGTCTCTCACTGCACACTTCCAGATTCGAGACCTCATGGATGGGAGGAAGACACAGGGCTGAGTCGCCTGAAGTCTGAAAACCAGGACTGTGGTTTCTTCCTGGCAGAAGCAGCCTCCAAGTCCCACCCTTGCATTCCAGGGCTCCTAGACCCCCTGGA
This window contains:
- the PRF1 gene encoding perforin-1 yields the protein MAARFLLGILLLQMPPPAPAPCHTAARSECKRSHKFVPGSWLAGEGVDVTSLRRSGSFPVDTRRFLRPDGTCTLCENALEPGALQRLPLAVTDWHAQGSGCQRRVAKAKASSTEAVAQEASGNIRNDWKVGLDVTPHPTSNAHVSVAGAHSKAANFAAQKTHQDQYTFSTDSVECRFYSFHLVHTPPLHPDFKRALRDLPPHFNASTEPSYLRLISNYGTHFIRAVELGGRISAITALRTCELALDGLTAKEVEDCLNVEAQASIGSHASTSAESKACEEKKKRHKIEASFHETYRERFSEVVGGHHASLHDLLFGSQAGPEQFSAWVASLAGSPGLVDYTLEPLHFLLDSRDPRRGALRLAVSKYLTDRARWRDCNRPCPPGQQKSPLDPCQCMCHSTAATTRNCCPRQRGLARLEVTSFQAWNLWGDLVTATDAYVKVFYRGRELRTYTVWNNNNPSWTTRLDFGEVILATGGTLRVQVWDADSGWDDDLLGTCDETPKSGSHVVRCNLNHGQLKFLYHAKCLPHLAGGTCLEYTPQGLLGEPPGNRSGAVW